The genomic interval gaacatttttaccagtcatatatatattgtatacctaCCTTTACTGATAAAAGGAGAATACTATTTCCCCTATAAATAATTCTACTTCATTATTGTTGCAGTGTTAgccaggaataaaaataaaatcagtgcCAGAGGATAGTAACTGCTACAGATATCTCAAATACTATGCTGACAATGAGCAAAGGGCAATTTCTTATATTGGAATTTCAGGAGATAATGAGTTTATTAGGTTTTCTTGTAATAATGACTCTCAATAAgtgcacataattttttttaaccttacatTCACTGTAAACAGTGAAGTATAATAAATGGGGTTCACCTACCTGAATCATCCCTAATACCAGCTTATGCGTTACAGTAATTTAGTGTTATCCTACAGAATGGTTTGATTGAATCTACGCATGCTGTACTTACATCATTTCAATACCACTGTAATTTATAAGTATGTAGGTATCCTACAAAATGTTTCCATTGGATCTACTTGTACTGTACTTAATGTCCTTCCAAGTGACTAACATTCCTCTTCACATATACACTTTTCCTCAGGTTAAATCCAGCGACGTGTATGTTGTGACATGGCCAAAGTGTGGCACTACGTGGTGCCAGGAGATTGTCTGGACTATGAGGAACAACCCAAACCTAGACAACCAGATGGCCAAGATGCCGGTTAATGGCAGAGTTCCTTTCCTTGAGTAGGTTAAAAGATACTTGGGAGTCATTCATGAAATACTTAACAGCGCATGTTAgctcaatttaaaaaaatgttctttcatTCACGGCAAAAAGTTTGTGTTTTTATGCTACTGTCGATAATTGATACGTATTAGTCTATGTACATCAAAATGTACATATACTATGTCAGTAcgtatttatgaattattacatCAAACCTACTTCTTTGCGTATAATGAACATGCAGTTTTTCTTTCTACTTGCGTATAAACGGCAGTTACCTGACCCCCTAACAGATTTGACATGCTTCTAAAAAGCAAGTTACTGAAACCCCCAGCACCAGACAATCCCATGATGCAAGGCTTCCAGAAGATGTGCCCAGGGAAGGATCCTTCTGATGGAGTGTTCTTTCAGATGAGTGAAGCCTTGCCTGACCCTAGAACCATCAAGTCCCACTTACCTTTGTCGCTGCTTCCTCCAGATATGTTGAAGACCTCAAAGGTAGTTGAATCCTTTTATGTGAGTTCCATTATCATTGCAATTATGCTTCACTGCAGGACTGTGCAACAGTCTCCCTGAAGATGTACAACTGGAACCTCAAAAGTTTAAGCAAAGGTTAAATGCATTACCACCCTAAAAATATTCTCCTTGTATCTTAATCATTCTTacatattaatctatttattttttttcttttctaataactgagctcttctttttatatttcctattaccatctgttactttcagatgaaaaccatattctttgaaagctggaatttcaagttagtggcctctGTGAGCTTTTTCCATGCAAATagagttcatctcctgaatagcaataatattaaatattcatcCTGATAAGGACATTATGGTGACCTAGCTTTGTCATATAACCTCCTCGTCTTCATTCACATACTTATACAGCCTGTTTTTCTTCCACAGGTAGTGTACGTGGCACGAAATCCTAAAGATGTGGTGGTGTCCTTCCACCATCATTCCCGATTATTTAAAGGCCACAATTATGTTGGGTCCTTTGAGGATTTCGTTCAGTACTTCGTTGACGATGACTGTAAGTGTTCTTGTCCAACATTTTTAATTACCTGGTCCATGGTCAATATCTCTTGTTATTTTGGTCTTTAATGAGTtttacaaattttgttttttgatttttaaGATTGTCCTGAGAAAATAATTTGCTTCATGAATTTTTCACAAAAGTAATTTGGTTTTCATCAATTTTACTGAATTAAAGTTACAAATTTTCCCGAATCACTGATTTTCCCAGTCACCTCATCCTCTAAAATCCAAacatcaaaaatataaattttgttcatatttcaTCATTGGAATTTTCATACTTATGTCTGATCTGTGGTTTGGAATGTAAATGTTTCATAAGTCAGATGAAATGAGACAGTGGAAAAAACAATTGAACCtccatattttcttaaaactattgacaaataaatttaaaattttcacgAAAAGTTTAGAAATGTAGTATTATTTACTCTTGTTCATCTTGTATTTCCTGTAAACACCTTAATACAATAGACAAGAGAAAGCAAATCCTTGCTCAAGCAGCTGAATGTGGTAGAAATTTGTCTAAAAGTAGGGAAACTGCTACTTACGATACTCTTCCCACATTCACTTGCCACATTCATTTCTGTCATACAAAAGCTCCAGTACATTATCACTGATGTAATAtgcttacttcacagaaactataCTCCTAGTTCCAGTATACGTCTATGTCTCATAAAGTTCAAAAGTTTAATCTTATAATGTTCCATGTAACAAAATATGTGAATCCACCATAAGTGAAATCTAAGGTATCCTGTAAAGAAAAGAATTGTCATAAGAATACTACAAAAGTTTAAAATTTGCCATCACTTACAAGTACGAGGGCAATACATACGGTACTTTCTTTTATTGTCTTGAAGACTTTTCTGAAGAACCAGCAGCCAGCATgatactttcattctttttcaaaATAGTGCTGTATGGACCCTACTGGCTTCATCTAAAGGAAGCatgggaaaggagagaagaatcAAATCTGCATTTCATCTTCTATGAAGATCTGAAGTCAAACAACATTGAAGAACTTAAAAAGCTTAACAGATTTCTTGAAACAAAACTTACTGATACACAATTGGAAAAGGTAAGTACTACAGTATCACCACAACAGTAATAATTAACTATACATTCCAATTGTCAAGTGAGAAACCATTATTTATTTAAGACTAGTTATTACATGTTGGATATAAAGTGAATCAGTCCCTTTCTTATTTGTATTGACTTACAATATAAAACACAAAGCTAGTTTCTTGTAAGTCAGATACTAcaaataattgtatatgtatgctGATGTAATTTCAAACGATGACATTTCCAAGCTGGTGATAAACATGGAATTTTACTAACAGTACTATCAGATCAGCAtggtttttctctattttcatttGTTCAGCACAACATGAAGAGGACCGGgtagagggaggaaggaaggaacattGGCTAATTACTACCATTAATATTTCCAATCCTTTGATGAATAAATATGTCAGATTGCTGATCAACCAAAAATAACGTGACTTTACCTTAATATCAATCAAGTACTTCCTTCAGTTTTCGTACTGTTCCATATtaacaaggaatcttgtggttAAGTGTTTGCTTCAAAACAACTGAATTTTTGCCACCCTAAACCATTTACAAATATGTGcctcattattctttttattaagtCCTAGATTACCTTGaaagtataattttatttatttctttataacatTTCAGTTTTAATAACAAGTTAtctgttttccatcagatttctAACTATACCAGTTTCAACGAGATGAAATCTCGAGACCTTGTCCCTGGGGACTCTGCATCTGATTACATGAATGTAGAAGTGATTCACAAAGATGGGGGATTTTTCAGAAAAGGTAAATAGATAGAATTTTACAAAGTTAAggtatattttcttttgatattctagtaaagtaaaagaaaaatatttagatgTATTCTGTTTCTAATCTCTGTCTATCAACCATTCTTAAATCTTAAAATAAGTCACTGGAATCTGGGATTTTCAAATCTCCCCCTTGATTACAGATTTCAACACAATTTGCTTATCATCTACCTTATCTGGTGGCAAAAGCCTAAAAATCCATTTTAGAAATGTAACACCAGTTACCCTATTATAAAAATACTTTGCCAGTAAATCGAGGTTTCTTATGAATATTATTAGTAGGACAGCCGCACATTAAGGAGTTgcttttatttatgaatgaaaaaggaatggtgaaatttttgttctaataaccttttactatttttctacAGGAACAGTTGGTGACTGGAAAGGAAAATATACTCCAGAACTGGAAGTCAAAATTGACAATTGGATTAAGAAAAATCTGCAAGGTTTtggtataaattttaaatatagtaCTGCTTAAAGTATTGTCTCATACACTTATTAATCACATAAGCTGTTTTTAGTCTTAATTAACCGTAATACCATTGCATTGCTGAATGGATTATAAGCTACTAATTGCTGGAAATTATTGAAATGTATAAGAAAATTTTATCAttagaaaatattatcatttattttacaattagtACCTGTTTTCATAAGGAAACGTGATCACTTCTAATTTATTCTTGTTAAACAGCATCTTGTCCTTTGGTTCATATTTGCTTTCAAATTCATTTGCGATTCTGAATTGCATACAGTACACTTTGGaatacattattttttccttgaaatagtaaaaaagaaaGTACGTACTATAATAATTCACATTAGGGGCACATATACCAGGCTCAAGGGGTGCAGTTTTGGATGTATGATGGAATTGAATAAAGCAGATATTTAAACAAAGACTGTTTTATCCTTTTGCACCATGAAAGAAAGCCATATATCAAATGATTGATTAACTGATTATGAAATTTTGGTCTTGAAGACCAAGTGCCATATATCAAGTGTGTTCAGTTGTTTTTACTGGCTTTCATAAACTTCATTTTGAACTGCTAACAAAGAGAAGTGTATAGGAAGCACAGATAAGTTCCCAGTCATTAGAACTAGTTATTCATCTCATTCTTAAATGTTTGATCTTTGAACTTTCAACAGTTACCTTTATTCCTCATGAATGTTTGAAACAGTGCCTTTTATTAAACAATTTACAGTATTAGGTAGACAAGCTTATATAATCTATCATCAATGTGCTTGTCCCATAGATATTCCATTGCCTTTTTCATACGTCATAATGAGCAGAAAAACTATTCTGTATTACggacacttattttttattttcttatccaaTTAATTTCTTCTTACTCTCCTAATGAAGCAAATGTTCCAAAACTTTTCATAAATTCTTTTGTCCAAAAATATTTTCCTGCCATTTCAAACAACATTGTTTGTTTGGTAGTATTACTCTAAATGAAAAATTTACTGTCAGTATATTTTGAAGAATTCTTCTACTAGAGAAAACACTGAAATGATCTTTGAATAAGTTTTTACTTATGGTACTATGATATACattaaattatcataaaaaattaaactatcAACTGTAGTTATAGTAATTCTAAAGTATGTATACTGGACTAAGAAACGTACGTACAGCACAGGTACAATTTTCTATGTGAAACAGCCTTCCTCTTCATGGACTAAGAAACGTACGTACAGCACAGGTACAATTTTCTATGTGAAACAgctttctctctcaaaaacaaattttattttattgcattgaCCCTTTTTCGTGGTCCTCTTCAGGGTGATCTGATCCTGGAGCACTGAACACTGAAGACCTCCTCATACGAAAGTCTGGGGTAATATCGAGACCAGATGAAGTTGATGGAATTTCACTATCTTGAAAAAACACTGTTACTAAGCTTCCTCTCTATAACTCTAGTATGCacagtttgaaatatttaagtatatttttgtgatgtccagtttgttgatttttctttggGTTTGTTTTCTTGGTCTTACTCTATGAAGGAATTACTAATATTTTCCCTTTCCTCATCTATTAGAACTCCTTTATGGCCTTCAACATATTTTTCTACTTCATAAATCATATTAATAAATTATCCTCCACACACTTCTTATGCTACTCTAAGAATAACTAAGTCCTTGTGATTGTGAATTATTTCCAGCATTGTTTTACAGTATATGAAGATCAGATTCTATGTCAATAGTTATTTAAATGGAATCTTACATCAGGCCAATGCTGTGAGATACAATGCTCTAATGTATCTCTGTTGAAGATGTATAAGCTTTTCAGTGCTTTTAAGGAGATAAATATTTGTTCAACAAGAATACAAGCACTATCAATATCTTTTCAGTGATTTGAAGGacattttcttttccaaaaaaaacaaacacaatttaaaaaataattattttaagaatCTTTATTAATATGAGCATAAACGAATGAactcatagaattaacagtccataattatttttcttactacCTCTATTCTACAATTATTGGCTAATGTACAGATCAGCCAGTCCCTCCATACTACAAAAAACACAAATGAAACTTTGCTCATGTTATACCTCATATGTGATAGTACTACTAATAAATACCATTTTAAGTGAATCCCATTCTGACATAAAGTAACACTGCAGTTGGATAACCAATCTCTGCAAACCCATTCAAATTCAactcaaaatgttatatttgaatcACAATTCTGcaagtttcaaaatatttttactgaaaataactatccccaaaaaataataacaagagcAAGCAAGAGAGAACTGAACCATACCAAAAATATACAactaagaggaagaaaaagaaaaaaaaaatagcctagAGAATATGTAGGGATGAACTCTTACAATTTTCATAGCAAAAATACGTGGCTctatatacaggtagtccccgatTATTGGCAGACTTGGTtattggcgatccagttttatggcgcttgtctactgccataaaatcagcgatttatggcgccataacgggctgagttccggttattggcaccataacatacctaacagaggcgctaTAAGGGTGCTTACGGCACCAACagtggttattggcgccataaatcaccgagtttcggttaatggaggTTTTCACTTATCCGCACACCCatgggaacggaacccctgccaataaccagggactgcctgtattctacAGTGAATGACTACTGGGCAGGATATTTAAAAACCTAGAAAAGAATCGATGCATCAtagcatatataaaataagagCAGATACCTGCATACTACAAGAAAAACCTAAATGAAACTGTATTCATGTTACATCATGCACTGTGTTACTATGAAATATCATTAAATGAAGATACCATTTTGATATACTTGTACTCTTGCAATGactatcaaaatgaaaatgaacagtgTAGTAGAACACTAAGTTTCTTCAAGCCTCATTCAAATCCAACTCAATTTTATATTTAGATCATCATTCTAGGGAAGTTTTAAAGTATGTTGCATAGTTTTACTATACAAAACCTACTGCCATTTCAGGTTGCATACTTGAACACAATCTACCatacatgaaaatcaaaatgttCAGTACTAAACTATTAAATAATTTGACCCTATCAGAATATTAGTTTAATATGGAAACTTTCCATTAACTCAATTTTgctcacataaaaaaatatttacagtaaatCAAATTCAactcaaaatgttatatttgaatcACAATTCTGcaagtttcaaaatatttttactgaaaataactatccccaaaaaataataacaagagcAAGCAAGAGAGAACTGAACCATaccaaaaatatacaattaagaggaggaaaaagaaaaaaatagtctgGAGAATATATAGGAATGAACTCTTACAATTTTCATAGCAAAAATATGTGGCtctatacaggtagtccccgattatcggcagacttggttattggcgatccagttttatggcgccataacaggctgAGTTCCAGTTATTGGTACcattacatacctaacagaggcgctaTAAGGGTGCTTACGGCACCAACagtggttattggcgccataaatcaccgagtttcggttaatggaggTTTTCACTTATCCGCACACCCatgggaacggaacccctgccgataaccagggactgcctgtattctacAGTGAATGACTACTGGGCAGGATATTTAAAAACCTAGAAAAGAATCGATGCATCAtagcataaataaaataagagcaGATACCTGCATACTACAAGAAAAACCTAAATGAAACTGTATTCATGTTACATCATGCACTGTGTTACTATGAAATATCATTAAATGAAGATACCATTTTGATATACTTGTACTCTTGCAATGactatcaaaatgaaaatgaacagtgTAGTAGAACACTAAGTTTCTTCAAGCCTCATTCAAATCCAACTCAATTTTATATTTAGATCATCATTCTAGGGAAGTTTTAAAGTATGTTGCATAGTTTTACTATACAAAACCTACTGCCATTTCAGGTTGCATACTTGAACACAATCTACCatacatgaaaatcaaaatgttCAGTACTAAACTATTGAATAATTTGACCCTATCAGAATATTAGTATAATATGGAAACTTTCCATTAAATCAATTTTgctcacataaaaaaatatttacagtaaatCACTCTGTCTCTCTATAATACACTAATTTCCTAAGTGAACAAGGCATCATCTGTTCTAACTTTTCTATAAAAATTCAATCACAGTCCATATTTCAGGCAGTAATACATCACAGGAAAACCAGTAACCATAACAGTGAATCAGTTTTATAAACTAGTTATTTTATTGCCTATCACTCTTAGGTC from Macrobrachium nipponense isolate FS-2020 chromosome 28, ASM1510439v2, whole genome shotgun sequence carries:
- the LOC135201755 gene encoding sulfotransferase 1C4-like, whose product is MTSTASGHEVVPLEGDELRRQEKDFTGYADLGMVRFNPGRCLFMEPFTKFADKIYKFPVKSSDVYVVTWPKCGTTWCQEIVWTMRNNPNLDNQMAKMPVNGRVPFLEFDMLLKSKLLKPPAPDNPMMQGFQKMCPGKDPSDGVFFQMSEALPDPRTIKSHLPLSLLPPDMLKTSKVVYVARNPKDVVVSFHHHSRLFKGHNYVGSFEDFVQYFVDDDLLYGPYWLHLKEAWERREESNLHFIFYEDLKSNNIEELKKLNRFLETKLTDTQLEKISNYTSFNEMKSRDLVPGDSASDYMNVEVIHKDGGFFRKGTVGDWKGKYTPELEVKIDNWIKKNLQGFGINFKYSTA